In a genomic window of Methanosarcina horonobensis HB-1 = JCM 15518:
- a CDS encoding RNA-guided endonuclease InsQ/TnpB family protein yields MKKTKWQKLEYTPSSMTLSYKRDYTITEDSVSITTFSSGRKNYKIQNYDYAKQYFKEPWKFAASKVVKHDNGDYYFHLTVSQEIEEPSIEEASTFMGVDVGINYLAVASTTDKKCKFFAGGEIKNKRNIYSKMRARLQSKGTLSAKRVLKRLAGKEQRFMKDVNHCISKAIVKFAVQEKVSVIGLEDLTDIRENTNGKLRKKQRYLHNSWAFRQLQSFVDYKAKQVGILVEYVNPEYTSQTCNRCNHISKNNIKGLRFHCEACGFELNADLNGARNIEHRTRDSRYILESQGCLSTIHTDNLS; encoded by the coding sequence ATTAAAAAGACTAAATGGCAGAAATTGGAATATACTCCATCTTCTATGACTCTTTCTTATAAAAGAGATTATACAATAACGGAAGATTCGGTTAGTATAACTACGTTTAGTTCTGGTCGAAAAAATTACAAAATCCAAAATTATGATTATGCTAAACAATATTTTAAAGAACCTTGGAAGTTTGCAGCATCTAAAGTTGTAAAACATGATAACGGAGATTACTATTTCCATCTAACAGTTTCTCAGGAAATAGAAGAACCTTCCATAGAAGAAGCATCTACTTTTATGGGTGTAGATGTTGGAATTAACTATCTTGCTGTTGCTTCTACTACTGACAAAAAATGTAAGTTTTTTGCAGGTGGAGAAATAAAAAACAAGCGTAATATCTATTCTAAAATGAGAGCAAGGTTACAATCTAAGGGAACTTTATCAGCTAAAAGAGTGTTAAAACGCTTAGCAGGTAAAGAGCAACGTTTTATGAAAGATGTTAACCATTGCATCTCTAAAGCTATTGTTAAATTTGCAGTTCAGGAAAAGGTATCTGTAATTGGTCTTGAAGATCTAACTGACATTCGAGAGAATACTAATGGAAAACTCAGAAAGAAACAACGTTATTTACATAACAGTTGGGCTTTCAGACAATTACAGAGCTTCGTTGATTATAAAGCTAAACAAGTAGGGATTTTAGTTGAGTATGTTAATCCTGAATACACATCTCAAACTTGTAATAGATGTAACCACATCTCTAAAAATAATATAAAAGGACTAAGATTCCACTGTGAAGCTTGTGGGTTTGAGTTAAATGCAGATTTGAATGGTGCTCGCAACATAGAACATAGAACACGAGATTCCAGGTATATCTTAGAATCTCAGGGATGTTTGTCAACCATCCATACGGATAATCTATCTTAA